The Nicotiana sylvestris chromosome 6, ASM39365v2, whole genome shotgun sequence genomic sequence aaacctcaacttggccactcgcttgaggatgataaggagtggtcaccttgtgatttacaccatatttggcaagcaatgaatcaaaaTCCCGGctgcaaaaatgagaaccaccatcactaatgatagcacatggagtgccaaaccttgtgaagatactctttttcaagaatgccaccacacttcgagcttcattgttgggcaaagcgatGACTTCGACCCATtttgacacataatcaaccgctaccaagatataggtgttcccacaagaactcacgaacggccccataaagtcgataccccacacatcaaaaatgtccacctctagaattgtgttgagaggcatctcatcctttttaGAAATCCCACCGGCTCGTTGGCgttcatcacatctcttgacaaaaatcaccggcatctttaaacaaggagggccaatagaaaccgaaactaagcaccttagaagccgtcctcaccccgccatgatggccaccatagggagaggaatgacaagcctccaaaatactcaattgttcttttTCCGGGACACATCggcgaatcacaccatcggtgcaaatcttgaacaaatatggctcatcccaataataatccaaactatcccgcttgagcttcttcctttggttagaagggaGCTCATACAGGATTATACCGGTCACAAGATAATTTGCCACATCGGCAAACCACGGCATATCATGCATAGATACcacaaggagttgttcatccgggaacgcatcattgatctcaaggccgtcagaaggcctcccctcttcctccaagcgggacaagtggtccgccacttgattttcacttcctttctggtccacaatttctagatcaaactcttgaagaagtagcacctatctcatcaaccttgcttttgaatctttcttggtcatcaaatacctaagggcagcATGATCAGTAtggataatcactttggcccccataaggtatggtcagaacttttccatggcaaacacaatagctagcaactccttctcggtgactgtatagtttctttgagcttcattcatcgtcttgcttgagtagtacaccggatggaacatcttgttgatcctttggcccaagaccacccctaccgcaacatcactagcatcacacatgagctcaaatggcaagctccaattgggtgcggtaatgataggggtagttgtcaacttgtgttttagaagctcgaacgcctccatgcatttctcatcaaagacaaacttggcctccttctctaatgacttgcacaacgggttaactaccttagagaaatctttgatgaaccttcggtagaaacccgcgtgccccataaagctcctcacccctttgacagaagtagggggaggtaaccttgaaatgacttcaatcttggctttgtcaacttcaatacctctcttcgaaatcttatgacccaatacaataccctcttctaccataaaatggcatttttcccaattaaaaactaggtttgtatcttcacatcgggccaacacacgatccaaATTTGTCAAGCATCATTCAAAAGAGTCCCCCACCAtgctaaaatcatccataaagacctccaatatatcttccaccatgtcggtgaaaattgccatcatacatcgttgaaaggtcgctggggcattacataatccaaacgATATCCTCGAAAATACGAATGTGCCGTAGGGACAAGTAAAGGTCATCTTTTCCTGATCTTCTGGGGCGATgagaatctgattgtaccctgaataCCCATCTAAAAATCAATAGAACGACCGACCCGCAAgatgatcaagcatttggtcgaggaacggcaacgggaaatgatcctttcaaGTTACCTTGTTAAGCTTTctatagtccatacaaactctccatcccgtcaccgtccgagtaggaatcaactcattgttaGCATTGGTTACCACATTCATCCCTCTCTTCTTCGGTACgtattgcaccggagaagtccatgagctgtcagaaataggatacaccACGCCGGcatcaagccacttgataacttccatcttgaccacttcttgcattGCTTCGTTGAGTCACCTTTGGTGTTCAAGTGAGGGCCtcacatcctcctccaatatgatattatgcatgcaaaaggcggggcttataccccgaatatccgccaatgtccatccaatcgccctcttgcgcttttgtagaaccaccaaagtggcgtcaacctgcacgttagtcaagcaagacgaaagaataacaggcaaagtgaaattagggcccaagtattcatacctgaggtgaggaggaagtggtttcaactccaacactggcgactcctcaatagatggcttggttgggggagttttgcgattctcaagatccaaggataacttcctaggctcataagaatacgagcccatacCATGCAAAGCATTTACACATTCAACTCTCCCAGCATCAttatcaacatccatgttcaagagcacgGCTTCAAGTGAGTCCTCAACATTTaccattgcgcttgtgtcatccactatcaccgccgtgacaatgtcaacaaacgagcacacctcggtgctattcggttgcctcatagatttgcacacatggaacaccaccttttcattaCCAACTCGGAAAGTCAACTCTCCCGCCTCGACATCTACCAAAGCCTTCccagtagctaggaaaggtcttccaaggataattggcacctcaaaatccacctcacaatccaaaataacGAAATCGgctggcaatatgaacttatcaacacgaacaaggacatcatcaataatccccaaaggccgcttcattgaccggtccaccatttgaagcctcatagaagttggacgaggttgtccgattcccaaggtcttgaagaccgaatatggcattaaattgatacttgcccccaagtcacaaagggcttttgcaaagtcggcacttccaatggtacatgggatagtgaatgcactggggtcctcaagtttcggagccatagaatgcacaattgcgctcacttgatgagtcatcttgattgtctcacactccattgatctcttttttgtgaccaactctttcatgaactttgcgtaccccggcatttgctcgagtgcctccaccaaaggcagttgatagtcaaactcttcatcatctcaatgaatttcttaaattggttgtcacccttttgcttggccaaccgttgaggatagggcggaggaggtcgAGGTAAGGGTGCTTGGGCTTTGGGCACCGCCGGCTCGGGcatatcaatcacgtgttccctagacgggttcacggcctcttgtgtttcctcctcaacctcatgaacatcaatccgcacatcatctctcacacttggttcaactacatcttcaaccaccaaaggcatttcattatctcgtaactcatcttcatctaccataacttggtttcctcttgagtCATGCACATCATCGCGTCTTCTACTTCCCGTTgtcaccgccatcacatgattattgtgcccacccttggggtttactaccatattacttggtagagcaccctttggtcgagtatttaaagactgagagatttggcctaattgcacttccaagttccggatagatgtgttatgcgaagctaattgggcctcgggaTCTTGGTTCTTTTTTATCAAgttttgctcgaacatgctttcaattctccccatctcgcttccagacgaactcggaccttgagaaggaaagggggggggtggattgttcagttgttggtacatggggggcctttgaaaaccttgcccccgATTGCCTTGGTTCCcgttattgttccaccctccttgattgttgttgttgccccaattattgttactaccatgccaatttccttggttgccttgattaccccaattgttgttttggttgttgttattccaattaccttcGCCTTGTtcttgattgccccaattaccttgaagacgccattgttgatttgaagagttacctctattcccttgatagttgttgacataatggaattcttcgctttgatcatcatagcacttatttgaataaccaccaccatcattgttgttgtcatattgttcacaattaccttgaggttgttgtcctttttgcctccttttcaacatagaaacaccttctattgcgttgacttggcgcaggttttggacttgttgcaattgcgcctttgccaattgattcatagttgttgtaagctcggtgatagcttggccatgatcgtgcaattccttgtgcaaatggatgaccgtggggtcaccttggggcacgtttgctcggctttgccatgccgaagaggtgtcggccatttcatccagtacatcacatgcctcttggtaagaaagtttcataaagttccctccggccaattggttcacgatgcattgatttgtggtgttgatgccccgataaaaggtttgttgaatcatagcctcggtcatatcattattagggcactctttcaccattgttctatatatTTCCCATATCTCATGGAAAGGTTCCGTCGGCTCTTGCTttaaagctagaatttcatcccgaagagctgccatatgacttggagagaagaacttggcaataaatttatccgccaattcatcccatgttgtaatagaatgattggggagcctttctaaccaatccaatgctttaccccgaagagaaaacgggaaaaccctcaatctcaatgcatcctcggacacgtttgtctgcttgctaccccaacatgtatccacgaaccccttcaagtgcttgtaggcattttgatcagaGGCACCCGGGAAATAACCTCtctgctcgagcaaggtcagcataacatttgtgatttgaaagttccctgccggattcggggaggaacaatagcactggcgtatccttcatttggtaaaactctgggagccactctcggtggtgccggaggagggtctggaatattgttgttctcatttgcatttatattgacatgtctTCCCCTCcttggaacttgaggtaagacctcatcttgttctagatcctctacctcctcccccgctatcacattgctgagagggtcatttgcattaatagccattgtacctgattgaatgacacaaacaaaattagtaatcaagaaggaaagagaagcaaaacacaaaactagctacacaaatagtcaataccgtaagctccccggcaacggcgccaaaaagtgatcgcaacaaactcaacctcacacaacggtaggaagagcgggcgctaagacttttacccgaatagtggtatcggggtcaatttccacagggtcttggaatggagttgcgtatttgttcagactaggaatgtgtgcttgctcctaattgtacttctaaaaTTTTTTTGGGGGttttgtttaataactactattatcaactacaaatttagGCTAATTTATGCTAAAGAGAGaagttctaagttgtgattaatatagagaaaggtactagggtcgtggcatcacctaggtggttaactaacgggtagagactactaataatagattgacatatttgggatcaatgttataaccgttgcacaattatacccactctcacacctctcggaagagagagcgattttgcccaattgactctctcgagaccaattgggtaggccaattagaccaagcaactatggttcaagtagggtgattactctctcgaggtttatcccgttaattgggactatcatttctcatgggtccaccccaattccttgttgggtcaatttttgggtcatagactctttttctcaagaagagtcaagacccaccaagctagaatcaatgtttgcaaccaacaatccttaattaaacaataaaattaacccaaataacaaacacccaatataaATCTATCATTAAAAAGatacacccattaattacccacactagggttgagccacaaccctagctaatgggtttagctagacataattaaagaagaaaatgaagaaatagaagttgaaacaaccatattaattaattgctaatgttaaactacaataatctatgatgaaactaagctaaaaatacccaagataggccaaaacatGAGTCTCACGAGTGTAGTAGCTATCAGATGTACCCCACCTctcctaaaaatggtaaaatattctatttatagtggactggaaaaactggacaaaaatgcccatgCGGGGTTAGtatggaccgcacaaagtgggcaCGTGGCCTCACTAGGTTGCTTGACCTCTAaatcttgctctctgaagatggtgatgcggaccacacaaatatGGAATGCGGCCGTATGaagactggcgcggaccgcacaaagttgttgtgcagCCGCATGAATAGTTTGacagcttctctgaacttcttggacgcgaccgcatagcaagATTGTGCGGCTGCATGAGTGGGATGCGGGCCACATGAAGCGGGACGCGGCCACATGAGCTTGACTTGTAGTTTTACTGTCTCTGAACTCCTATGGTGTGGCCGCATGAaatgatggtgcggtccgcatgaagttttgaatgtccttactttaatgatctttgacacttgagcaggtttcactccgatttgagccgatctttgacgatttgtcactttatagctcaaaccttcaatcaagcgcaatctgtaagcattttgggactattttatagcaaattacactcaaagcgcagacaagtatgggtataaaacatgttaaaatcctacttatcaatgACCGAGTATTTTTtagcctgtatctttctccaaagatcgtctggacctaTCTCAATAATGGGCGACTGATTAGAGACCTACTCGattgactcagctaggtgttccggggtatagaccctaccggtcctcgtcataccctgtgcggcaatagtttcctcgaacctaaccttgccctTCCTCGTTGCCTCAGCTGTATAGTTCCATGGTATAGCCttggtatggaatggtgttatggccgacatcgccactgggatcggcgtggacatcttactccgaatggagcatgtGCTTTGAGAAGTAAAattgcaacttcaaatggtggagGTGCATTTGCTAGAgtcacgaattcgacctcaattagTGTTGGTGTCTTTGCGgttgcttcgaactcaagtggcacagacatgtttacctcagcgtccccagatggctgaatctggactatgattggattaagagtaactattggtttctttggatCATCACTTTCTATGATCAACCCAATCGACCCCTCGGGATcctaatcatcctctatttcaatcatgtgaacgcctccacccttatggtccggcagagggttattgcggacatttggagcaggttcctttTCCACAATAATTTTGTAGTCAATcagagcctggatcttgtctttcagagaacaACATTCGTCGATGATGTGttctttcatgccggaatggtatgcacacgatttgtttggattgacccattgagaagggttctcaggggttatggcagggataggggtgacataaccagtggctttgagtctctcgtataactggtcaatgggttcggcaatggctgtatactgtttaggaggtgtgcaatcaaaatttggtcgaggtctagggaagttttggcgtgtagggggtgattgatagtgggatggttgagcattgtaggcctTGTAAACAggtgcgggttgggagtatctgggtgaagtaggttgatatatgggtggtggagatgattgataagtggtttggtaagagggtgagtgtgcttggtagtttggagtaggctgatatgtgagtagaggcattggataggtttggtatttgacgagagatttggttctctatgccaccattacggctcctacgtcccttttcttggacacaccaccggactttaaggccttatttgttgcttgcaaggcctcgaggttcgaaccataccacttttgatgccttcttcaatcctttcacccagcttgataatgtcagaaaatttgtgtctctcaatcatcatcagcctttcataatactgcgggtcctgagcccggacaaagaatttgttcatctgttcctcttctaaggcaggtctgactttagtagcttcggacctccaatgagtagcatactcgcaaaatgtttctgtaggtttcttctttagattctggatgtagaacacatccggcgcattctccatgttgaacctgaacctatccataaagtcagacgccatacctacccagtttgaccacttcttcggattttggataatgtaccaagatagagcatctcctttcagactcctcatgaaaagcttcatacagattctctcgtctttccctactccaaccaacttgtcacagtatgttcgcaaatgtaCTCTTGGATTCCCTGTACCATCAAGCATCtcaaactttggaggtttgtacccctcgggcagttcgacatcgagctgtatgcaaagatcctcatattgcaacccctcaattcccttgctttcTTCAATGCCTTGAATCCAGCTAGTCAATTTCTCAAGTTCCTCAgctaggttcctgatgagtgagtctttatcatcagactcaggtctgcttgagatgggttgggtggagtgtggtatggtctccacatagatggaggtgttatgatgggtgtggaagtggtcatttgtagAGTTTTGGGGTTCCGGGATGAGCAGTGGGGTATTGTTGtaagtatggcaggtgttgcagtggtggtgaggagcaggATGGTTTTatggctttgggatattttgtggaggtgtggggttctgagcatttgggaaattgacatcgggagtggtgagggaaaatgacagattcgccagattccgaacctgatcaagttctttttggaattttagtagcttttgttcaagctaggatgcactttccttaggaaccagagtaccatgaccatgagcgacctctacccgttcagctgAGTTTTCCTTTTTGGAGTTGTTCACATCTtccatcttttctttgttcttatttttaacaggactaagaggaggggCGGGTGGAGGGctcctggatctcgtggaataagatgatgatgccagagtgcacgaactaaccgttggggaggggaataaaacaaaaggaaaaacaaaaaggtaacaagttagtgaggattataagaaaatgttgcgatatttaaacacatagtgcaagaatgtaaatcgtgtcctaacttggggacctctttgtgcccgaggtaggcctagcgacaaattgatttggagaacttaaaatgctaaatgcctcattttattgaaaaaaatagacgaatcccaaattgacactaaataaacagggaatgaaaatcactaatagccattggccttattacattcataaagtgaaaagataaactcctatcaatttggtcccagaaggaccttcctcaggttgaatgctctcgttgatcaaatcctctagttcgcgtaggttcaccagtaaaaatgccttggacaggtgttctccttcgtttccctcagcgttctgacagtcggtgactctcttcctcacttttccttctaattccagcagattatattccaaatattccaactttttgctagctctggcggccctctctttccacttattgatttggtcatctgatggaagactcctccaccagtctagcaagagtgggggcatgcTAACCATTCCGAAACtagggacctcgttcttcattttctgcaaaacaaaagggttaagaccatacccctaccggactcgactatttaacatcaacaattatcatgaagcatttagttctcaaaataaatgcacagaacgtggggatgtttgtttgggtttagggaaacccagtggactttggacaaggctatcttaaagagtcattatgcggacaacataactgactcagccaggtttgaccatgatgcatgcacagtttaaacagagtgaagtttctatggggttttatactgctacccttgagcggacaactcaagggggaaaggcacggaaccatcgactacaccgttgatcgactggttttaccgcaaatatgccttttccagatttagggggtgataatatcggaagagcgcaaccactcattataagtgttgctatggtatttgtttgacACGAGTgtaatatgatgttgagcatgattatgcaacaattaaaggcatgttgtcacgtatttgcacgtttaagAAAGCACTAAATATAACAATTTCATAATTGTAattaaggaaagcagtaaaggaaagaaacaaaaagacaagtcagttttgtaatCGAAgaggaaattgaatgcttaaaaaaaaataaacaaatagtTGTGCGTAAAGAATCATAAATTCACAATagta encodes the following:
- the LOC138870622 gene encoding uncharacterized protein codes for the protein MKRPLGIIDDVLVRVDKFILPADFVILDCEVDFEVPIILGRPFLATGKALVDVEAGELTFRVGNEKVVFHVCKSMRQPNSTEVCSFVDIVTAVIVDDTSAMVNVEDSLEAVLLNMDVDNDAGRVECVNALHVVKMEVIKWLDAGVVYPISDSSWTSPVQYVPKKRGMNVVTNANNELIPTRTVTGWRVCMDYRKLNKMPVIFVKRCDERQRAGGISKKDEMPLNTILEVDIFDVWGIDFMGPFVSSCGNTYILVAVDYVSKWVEVIALPNNEARSVVAFLKKSIFTRFGTPCAIISDGGSHFCSRDFDSLLAKYGVNHKIRIFELMVCEMLQEL